The sequence GTCGACGTCGCACTCGCGCAGGAGATCCATCTGCTGGACGGCTGGCGGCCCGGCAGCTCCGGGACCGAAGGAGAAGGCGAGGGCGAAGGAGAAGGAGAAGGCGACGGCGAGGGCGAGGGCGAGGGCGGCTGGCAGCCGTACCGGCCGGGCCGGATGGTGCTGGAGGAACTCGTCGAGCAGGAGCCCACGACCGGACCCGACGCCAGGCTGACGCTGGCCGCCGGCCTGCGCTGGCGCCGCGAACTCGCCTCGGCCGGCCTCGCCGCGCTGCTCCCCGCGTTCGCCACCACCTGCCCCTGCCCCGTCGACGGGCCGCTGGCGCCCGCCCCGCTCGCCGCCGCCGTCCGGAGCCGGCTGCCCGACCCCGTCGCGCTGGCGCCGTGGCTGGCCAGGCTCGTGGACCGGGACGAGACCGCGGCGAAGGAGTTCGGCGCGGCCGCCCCCGACCAGGAGGCCCTGGCCGGCGCGGCGGCGCGCTGGCTGGACTGGTGGGCGCCGCGTGCGCCGGACGGGGCGCCCGACGGCGCCGCCCCCGCACCGCCCGCGCCCCCCGCCGCCTGGAACCCCAACCGCCTCGAATACGCCTTCGCGGTGCGCTCCTCCACCGTCCCCGAGCTCGAACTGCGGGCCCAGGAGTACCCGGGCGGCCACCTGGACTGGTGGGCCGTCGACGCCCTGCCCGCCGACATCCCGGTCACCGAGGCCGCCGTGACGCGCGAACAGCGCGCCGTCGTCCCCACCCCGGCGATCTTCGGCGGCATGCCCGCCTCCCGCTACTGGGAGATGGAGGACGCCAGGATCAACTTCGGCGCCGTGGACACCAGCCCCGCCGACCTCGGACGCCTGCTGCTGATCGCCTTCACCACGGTGTACGGGAACGACTGGTTCTGCTGCCCGCTGCCGAGCCCGGTGGGCTCGCTCAGCCGGGTCGTGCACTGCTCGGTCACGGATGTCTTCGGCGGCGCGACGGTGCTCTCCCACGCCGCCCGGGAGGACCCCGAGTGGAACCTCTTCGGCCTCGGCGAGGACCGCGGCGGCGGGGCCATGGGCGGCGGCGCCGGGGACGGCACCGAACCACCGCCCTCCCCGTGGTTCTACCGGGCCGCCGCGCTGCCCGCCGGCCTGGAGAGCCCGCCCGACGAGTCCGTGCTGCTGCTGCGCGACGAGGCGGCGAACCTCGCCTGGGCGGTCGAGGAGACCGTCGGCGACCTGGCCGGCGAGCCGCTGGACCGCTACGCCCGCTGGGTGGCGGCCCTCCCGCCCCGCCCGACCCCCGAACCCGGCGACCCGCCCGCCGACCGGTACCTGCTCGCCACCGAGGTCCCGGGCCACTGGTACCCGCTGGCTCCCCAGCCGGTCGACCCGGCCGCCCCGGAGCAGATCCGGCTGCTGCTCGCCGGTCTGGTCCGCGACGAGAACACCCCGGCGCGCCCGCTCGGCCGCCTGCTCGGGGAGCAGCAGTGGCTGTTCGAGGAGGAGGTCCCGCGCTCCGGCGTCCGGGTGGAGCGCAGCCGCCAGTACACCCGCTGGCACGACGGCTCCGCCCACGCCTGGTCGGCCCGGCGCAAGGTCAGCGGCACCGGCTCGGGCTCCAGCGGGCTGCGCTACGACGTGCTGGAGCCCCCGGCCGACGAGGCGTGAGCCGCGCGCGGCAGTGTCAGGACCGGGTTCGACGCGTTCAGATCCAGCGACACCGGTCAGCCGGCCCGGCCACCGGCCGTCCACCGGACGCACAGGTGGTGCACACGGTCGGGAAGGATCACCGGAAGCGACAACGGGCCCGTCCGGTCCAGGTATTCGCGCACGGTCCGCTCGGCGCAGGGGCCGGTGAGGAAGCGCTCGAACCACTCCCACTGCGGCCGGCTCATCGGCCGGAACCGCAGCGCCGCCCAGAGCGAGTCCAGCGCCTTCGGGAGCAGCAGGTACGTCGTCGGCGCCATGAGACCGGTGATCTCGGCCGTGACGAGTCGGTCGCCCTTCACGCGACACCCTCCGCAGCGGCGGGCGACGGGGCGATCTCGCACCAGACGATCTTCCCAACCCCGGCTCTGGGGCAGCAACCCCACTTCTCTGACAGGGACTTGACGAGCATCAGGCCCCGCCCCGACTCGTCGTCCCGACCGGCGGCCCGGACCTCCGGCACACCGTCGGCCCGTGCGTCGTGCACCTCGATCCGCAGCCGGACCGGGTCGACGGAGAGTGCGAGCAGTACCCGGTTGTCGCGCGGGGTCGCGTGCAGCACCGCATTGGTCACCAGTTCGGTGACGAGCAACAGGCCGGTGTCGATGAAACGTTCGCCATCGACGGCGCCATCGAGAAGACGTTCGAGTCGGCGGCGGGCCTCGGCCGGCGATCGCCTGCTGCGCGGCAGCCAGCACTTGGCCTCGCGGGCCGCTTCGGAGAATCCGGACATGGGGGAGCCACCTTCCGAACACGGGGGTTGAACCGGGGCGGCGGCGCGGCCGCAGGCATGGGCATGCGCACCGGTCAGCCGCACAACGCAAGAAGAGTCCGGCGGCCGACAGGAGAGTCACAGCTCGTCATCGGCTCGCTACGCACAGCATGGAGTACTGGTCGAGCTGCAAGCAAGTCATGTCGAGCAAATATGAAAACTTTCACTGATGCCCACAAGGTGGCACGTCTAGAGTCGAGTTGGCGGTGGCGAAGCACCGCCACCGCCGTGCACACTGGACTACGCACCACTCAGGAGGGGCTACACAGATGGCAGTTGCAGTACCGGCCGTGCGCTACCGGCGCATCGCGGCAGAGCTGCGGAGGCTTCGCGAGCTCAGGAACCTCTCGGCGGAGGAAGTCGTCGCCCAGGTCGACGGCGTCAACCTGGTGAAGCTGAGCAGATACGAGAACGCCCGGGTCCAGCTGAAGCCCGACGTGGTGCGCGCGCTCCTGGACTTCTACGAGTGCGAGCCGGACCTCAAGGAAGTCCTCGTCGAGATCCTGCGAGACAAGCACCGGCCGGGCTGGGCTGCTGGATTCGATCAGCTCAACTCGCTGTATCACGATCTGATCAGACTCGAAGAGACCGCCATCGGCAACAAGTCCTACGAGCCTTCCTACATCCCTGGACTTCTCCAGACGCGACGGTACGCACACGCCATCATCTCCAGTGGCGTGTTCACAACTCCCAGCGTCGAGGCCCGTGTCGATGTGCGGATCAATCGGCAGTCGGTTCTCACGCGCGCCGATGCGCCACTCAAACTGTGGGCGATCATCCACGAGTCGGCACTGACGATGAGAGCCGCAGACGGCCTCATGGCCGATCAGCTCGACAAACTCATCCAGTGGAGCGACCTTCCGAACGTCAGCATTCAGATCATGCCGGCGCTTGCCCCTCCACACCCCGGTATGAGCGGACCGTTCACGCTCCTGGAGTTCCGGCAGCGGGATCTGGACCTCGTGCTGCTCAGCGACATGCTCGCCAGCAACTGGGTGGAGAAGCCTGAGCACGTCGATCTCTATCGCGCGGCCTTCGACGAGATCATGGCGACCGCCCTCAGCCTCGGCGAGTCACTCAACATCATCCGAGAGAAGAGAGATCAGCTCAAGTGACCCACTATTCCGTCGCATCCGCCCTGCCTGTCGAGTGGAGGAAGGCGTCCGCAAGCAACCCGAACGAGAACTGCGTCGAGTTCGGGCGCTTCAATACGTCTGTGGCGGTCCGCGACAGCAAGGACCCCCACGGGCCCGCGCTCTCGTTCCCGGCCGATTCCTGGCTCGCCTTCGTCGCCGGCCTCCGCGTCGGCGACTTCACCGCACGCCGCTGAGACCGGCCGCACGCACACGGCGTCGGCCCGCACCGGGCGGTGCGGGCCGGCGCTACGACCGACGCTCCGGCAGTCCGGCGACGAGCAGCGCCGCCACGCTCGCCGCGGCTCCGACACCGACCACGGCCGGCCAGCCGCCGTGCGCCCAGGCGACCGAACCCACGAGCGAGCCCACGGCGATGCCAAGGAAGCGGAGGGTGAACCAGCAGGTGTTCAGGCGGCTGTGGAGCGCCGGGTCGAGGGTGAACAGGACACCCTGGCAGACGACCTGGTTGCCCCAGGTGCCGACATCGAGCACGACGACCCCGGCCGTCAGCCAGACGATCCCGCTCCCGCCGGGCAGCAGCAGCGCCCAGGCGGCGGCGGTGACGGCGACCGAGGCGAGCACGACGCGGCGGCGTCCGAAGCGGTCCGCCACGCGCCCGGCGGCCGTGGAGGCGAGGGCTCCGGCCACGGCGACCAGGCCGAACAGACCGACGACGGTGGAGCCGTAGTGGTAGTCCTGCTCGAGCAGGAAGGTCAGCGCGGTCCAGAAGGTGCCGAAGGAGACGCCGACCAGGCCGCCGGAGAGGGTGATGCGGCGGACCTGCGGACTGGTGGCGAAGAGCCGGGGCACCGAGGCCAGCAGCTCGCGGTACGGCAACGCCCAGGCGGGCGGGGCGGTGAGCGGCCCGGTCGGCAGTGCCCGACGCAGCACCAGGGTCAGCAGCACGGTGAGCACGCAGGAGCACCCGTACACGGCGCGCCAGCCCGCCGCTTCGGCGAGGGCCCCGGAGTACGTCCGGGAGGCCAGCACCCCGATCAGCAGGCCGGCCTGGACGGTGCCGACGGTCCGGCCGGGGTCCCGGCCACCGGCCAGGGCGACGGCCAGCGGCGCCACCAGTTGCGGGACCGGGGAGAGCAGGCCGAGTGCGAGGGCCGCGACGACCAGCAGACCCGCCGTCGGGGCGAGCGCGGAGGCCGCGAGGGCAACGGCCGAGGCCGCGCACAGGCCCAGGATCAGCCGCCGCCGGTCCCGGCTGTCGCCGAGGGGAACGATGAGCGCGATACCCGTGGCGTAGCCGATCTGGGTGGCGGTCGGCACGGCACCCAACGTCGCCGGCGGGACGTGCAGTGCGGCGGCGGCGCTGCCCAGCAGCGGCTGTCCGAGGTAGATGTTGGCGGCGGTCAGGGCGCTGGTCGTCGCGAGCAGCGCGGTGGTCCGTCGCGGCACACGGACCTCACGGTCGTTGTCGATCACGGGACGAAACGCTACGGAGAGCCACCTGTGGCAAGCTTTCGCCGATCTGCCGTCCCCTGTCGAGAGTGCGCCAATGCATGGCAAGAGCGAGAACCGCGACGACTACCAGCACGTGCCGCGCCCGCTGGCGGCGATGGCGCGCGACCTGCCCGACGGCCACCACATCCCCCCGCACCACCACCGCCGGGCCCAGCTGATCTACGGAACCAGCGGAGCGATCACCGTCGTCACCGACCGGGGGACGTGGGTGGTTCCGGCCACCAGGGGCGTCTGGGTCCCGGCCGGCGTCGTGCACGCGATGACCTGCACCGGGCCGGTGCGGATGCGCACGCTGTACCTCGAACCCGGCGCCGCGGCCGGCCTGCCCGACACGCCGACGGTCGTCGCGGTGCCGCCGCTGCTGCGCGAACTCGTCGACGCCGCCACCCGCATCCCGCTCGACTACCGGGTCGACGGCCGCGACGGCCGCCTCGTCGACCTGCTGCTGCTCGAACTCGCACCGCGACCCGTCCCCGCCCTGCACCTCCCGGTGCCGACCGACCCCGCCCTGGACGCACTCTGCGCGGCGGTCCGCGCCGCCCCGGGCGCCCGCTGGACGACCACCACCGCCGCCGCCCACGCCCATCTCAGCCCGCGCAGCCTCCAACGGAGGTTCCCCGCCGCGACCGGCACGACCTTCTCCCACTGGGTCCAGCAGGCCCGGCTGATCCACGCCGTCACCCTGCTGGCGGGAAACACGCCGGTCACGGCCGTCGCCTCCGCCCTCGGCTACGCCACCCCGAGCGCGTTCACGGCAATGTTCCACCGTGCCCTGGGCGTGCCGCCGAGCGGCTGGTTCGAGGCCGGGGAACCCGCCGGGGAGCGCCGCACCGACAGCTGAGGCCGCCCCGGCGCGCCCCCGGGACCGACCGCGGGCGGACGCGGTACTCATGGGCTCCCGGAGCGAAACGGAGCACGCGCATGCCCGACATCCAGTCGATCGAACAGCAACTCAAGCGCCTACGAAATGAGTTGGCACCGCCGGCCGAAGAACCGCCCGCCCTGGTGACCGAGTTCGCGACCGGACGCGGGCGGCTCGGCACCCTCGCCGCCCTCGCCGCACAGCAGCAACGGATCATCGCCTCCGACCGCCGCAGCCTCCTCCTGCTCGCCACCCGTTGCGCGGACGCACCCCTGGGTGCCTGGTTCGCCGGCCTCGCGGACGGGGAGAGCGCGGCCCTGCGCACCGTGCCCGCCCTCGCGGCCGCCTGCGGACCGCCCGGAGCCGCGGCGGAACCCCTGCCCGGCTGCCAGGCCTACCCCTCCTACCTCGCCTGGCTCGCCCTGAACGGCCGCCCGCCCGCCGTCGCAGCCGCCCTGGTCGCCAACTTCACCGCCTGGGGCGGCTACTGCGCTTCGCTGGCCGGGGCGCTGCGCCGCTTCCACGGCTTCGGCGAGGAAGCCTGCGCCTTCTTCGACTTCTTCGCCCAACCCCCCACCGCGCTGGAGCGGGCGGCGGCCGAGGCGCTCGGTCCGGTGGGTCTCACCGGCCCTGACCCGGCCGCCGCCCGCGAGTACGGCCGACTGCTGCAGAGCTACGAGGCGATGTTCTGGCGCACGCTGGCCCAGCACCCCTGAGGTTCTGACGCACGCCGACCCGGCACCCCTGAGCCGGGTCAGGCCTGCCAGTGCGGCTTGCCGCTGACCATCCGGCAGGTGATCACCCGGCCGCCGGCCTCGTGGGTGGTGCGGCCGAGGTCGGCGTCGCGGCAGAACTGGCCGGCCTTGTAGCAGTTGCCCGCGTTGGACTTGATCTCGCAGTCACCGGCGGCGGCCGCCGGCTTGGTCTCGACGGGCTTGGGCTCGGCCGGCACCGGGTCGGTGGGCGGCTGGGCGGTGGTCGCCTTGGGCTGGGGCGCGGCCTTGCTGGGCGTCGGCTGGGCCTTGGGCGGGGCGGTGGTCGGGACGACCGGGACGACCGGCGCCGGGTCGGCGGCCGGCTTGGTCGGTTCAGGTACGACGGCGGTCGGCGCGGGCGCCGGGGGCGGCGTCTGGACCGGCGCGGCCGCCGGGGCGGTGACGGCCGGGGCGGCCGCGGGCGGGGTGGTGACCGCGGCCGGGGCGGCGGGGGTGGTGGCGGGGGTGGTGACCGCGACGGTGGCGGTGTCGGCCGCCGTCGGGTCACAGCCCGTCAGGGCGAGACCGACCGTGAAGACGAGTCCGGCGACGGCGGCCAGGCCGCGACGACCGCCGCGCATCCGTGAAGGCATGGACGTGAACGCTCCGTTCCACTTGAAAGAGGATCGCGAGTCAATCAGTCCTGTCACACGGTCTGTACATACTTCAAACACTTGTAAGCAGATCGAGACCTGGCCATCACTCAGCGTCGATCAACCGGCCGGCCCCGATCACGCAGCGCCGGACCCCGCGCCCGCGCTCAGTCCGTCGGTGACGAGCGGCGCTCGAAGACCTCCGGGCGGGCGAGGTCGAGCGCCGTGGCGAGCGCGCCGAGCAGGACCGCCTCCTCGCCGAGGCGGCTGGCGGCCAGCGTGGGCCGCATCGGCGTGAGGCGGTGCAGTGCCTGGCCGAGGGGTTCGAGCAGCAGGTCCGCGCTGCCTCCTATACCGCCGCCGAGCACGATCAGGTCCGGATCGAGGACGGCGGACACCACGGCGAGGGCGTAGGCGAGCTGGCCGACCGCACGGTGCACGGCGGCGGCGGCGAGCGGATCACCGGCGCGGGCCCGGTCGAAGACCTGCTTGGCCGTCAACGGGCCCGTCATGCCGAGTTCCAGCGCCGTCCGGACGACCGCCTCCGCCGCGGCGACCTGCTCCACGGTCCCGCCCGGGGTGCCGTCGGGGTGCGGCGGGAGCGGCACCATGCCCACCTCGCCGAGGGCGCCGTGGGCACCGAGGAGCGGCTCGCCGTCCTTGACCACGCCGACACCGAGGCCCGTCCCGGCCACCAGGTAGGCGAACATCCGGCTGCCGCTCCCCCGCCCGGCGCCCAGGGTGTACTCGCCGAGCGCGGCCAGGTTGGCGTCGTTGCCGACGGTGATCGTGGTCTCCAGCCCGGCCGCGATCCGGTCGAACAGCCCGGGTCTGCCCCAGCCCGGCAGGTTGGTGGCGTACCGCACGCCCCGCCGCTCCTCGTCCCAGACGCCCGGGGTGGCGATCACGGCGTGCACGATGTCGGCCGCGGCGACCCCGGCCTCGGCGGTGGTCTCCCGGGCGGCGGCCACCACGGCGTCGGCCACCGCGTTCGCCGTCCGCCCCTTGTTCGGGATGTCACGGCGGGCCACGATGTCCCCGGCGAGGTCGGCGACGGCGACCCTCAGCCGGGCCCGGCCGATGTCGACACCGAGCACGTGCCCGGCGAGCGGGTCGGGCTCGTACAGGACGGCCGTGCGACCGCGCTCGGGGACGAAGCGCCCGGCCTCC comes from Streptomyces sp. TLI_053 and encodes:
- a CDS encoding DUF5753 domain-containing protein — encoded protein: MAVAVPAVRYRRIAAELRRLRELRNLSAEEVVAQVDGVNLVKLSRYENARVQLKPDVVRALLDFYECEPDLKEVLVEILRDKHRPGWAAGFDQLNSLYHDLIRLEETAIGNKSYEPSYIPGLLQTRRYAHAIISSGVFTTPSVEARVDVRINRQSVLTRADAPLKLWAIIHESALTMRAADGLMADQLDKLIQWSDLPNVSIQIMPALAPPHPGMSGPFTLLEFRQRDLDLVLLSDMLASNWVEKPEHVDLYRAAFDEIMATALSLGESLNIIREKRDQLK
- a CDS encoding MFS transporter, coding for MIDNDREVRVPRRTTALLATTSALTAANIYLGQPLLGSAAAALHVPPATLGAVPTATQIGYATGIALIVPLGDSRDRRRLILGLCAASAVALAASALAPTAGLLVVAALALGLLSPVPQLVAPLAVALAGGRDPGRTVGTVQAGLLIGVLASRTYSGALAEAAGWRAVYGCSCVLTVLLTLVLRRALPTGPLTAPPAWALPYRELLASVPRLFATSPQVRRITLSGGLVGVSFGTFWTALTFLLEQDYHYGSTVVGLFGLVAVAGALASTAAGRVADRFGRRRVVLASVAVTAAAWALLLPGGSGIVWLTAGVVVLDVGTWGNQVVCQGVLFTLDPALHSRLNTCWFTLRFLGIAVGSLVGSVAWAHGGWPAVVGVGAAASVAALLVAGLPERRS
- a CDS encoding ROK family transcriptional regulator yields the protein MSRDLPTTVPPGPTPAQPWNRQRLRSNNEWLLLERLRLGGPSSRAQLARDTGLSKPTVSAALAALEQAGLAREAGRFVPERGRTAVLYEPDPLAGHVLGVDIGRARLRVAVADLAGDIVARRDIPNKGRTANAVADAVVAAARETTAEAGVAAADIVHAVIATPGVWDEERRGVRYATNLPGWGRPGLFDRIAAGLETTITVGNDANLAALGEYTLGAGRGSGSRMFAYLVAGTGLGVGVVKDGEPLLGAHGALGEVGMVPLPPHPDGTPGGTVEQVAAAEAVVRTALELGMTGPLTAKQVFDRARAGDPLAAAAVHRAVGQLAYALAVVSAVLDPDLIVLGGGIGGSADLLLEPLGQALHRLTPMRPTLAASRLGEEAVLLGALATALDLARPEVFERRSSPTD
- a CDS encoding helix-turn-helix transcriptional regulator, whose product is MHGKSENRDDYQHVPRPLAAMARDLPDGHHIPPHHHRRAQLIYGTSGAITVVTDRGTWVVPATRGVWVPAGVVHAMTCTGPVRMRTLYLEPGAAAGLPDTPTVVAVPPLLRELVDAATRIPLDYRVDGRDGRLVDLLLLELAPRPVPALHLPVPTDPALDALCAAVRAAPGARWTTTTAAAHAHLSPRSLQRRFPAATGTTFSHWVQQARLIHAVTLLAGNTPVTAVASALGYATPSAFTAMFHRALGVPPSGWFEAGEPAGERRTDS
- a CDS encoding ATP-binding protein, giving the protein MSGFSEAAREAKCWLPRSRRSPAEARRRLERLLDGAVDGERFIDTGLLLVTELVTNAVLHATPRDNRVLLALSVDPVRLRIEVHDARADGVPEVRAAGRDDESGRGLMLVKSLSEKWGCCPRAGVGKIVWCEIAPSPAAAEGVA
- a CDS encoding transcriptional regulator, whose protein sequence is MPDIQSIEQQLKRLRNELAPPAEEPPALVTEFATGRGRLGTLAALAAQQQRIIASDRRSLLLLATRCADAPLGAWFAGLADGESAALRTVPALAAACGPPGAAAEPLPGCQAYPSYLAWLALNGRPPAVAAALVANFTAWGGYCASLAGALRRFHGFGEEACAFFDFFAQPPTALERAAAEALGPVGLTGPDPAAAREYGRLLQSYEAMFWRTLAQHP
- a CDS encoding DUF397 domain-containing protein, which gives rise to MTHYSVASALPVEWRKASASNPNENCVEFGRFNTSVAVRDSKDPHGPALSFPADSWLAFVAGLRVGDFTARR